CGTACTACTACGTGCCCTGGGATTTGGACGGCGTATTTGGTACTGACTGGATGGGCCTCGATCAGCCCACGACCAACGATGTGCTCTCCAACGGTTTCTACGACAGGTTGCTGCAGGATTGCTCGTCTACCGGTTTCCGGAATGCGCTGCGTACCCGCTGGGCCGAGTTGCGCGCCACCGTTGTTACCGAGCAGAACATCATGGCCAAGTTCCGGGCCAACCACGACTACCTAATGGCCAACAACGCGTTCGAGCGGGAAACACGCACCTGGAACAGCTTTGAGCAAACGCCCGAGCAGCTTACCTACATCAACACGTGGCTGAAGGCCCGCCTCGCTTTCCTCGATGCCGAGTTCGGCCGCAGCTGCCTCGCGCTGGCCGCCCAGCCCAGCAAGCAAAGCCAACCGCTGAAGCTGTACCCCAACCCGGCCAGCGACTACCTGAACATCGAGCTGGACGCCACGGCTTCGGGCGAGCTGAGCATCCGCGATTTGAGCGGCCGCGAGGTGCTGCGCTCGGCCCTGCAAGGCAAGCAGCACAAGCTCCCCGTTGCGCACCTGCAAAAAGGCCTGTACGTGGTTACGCTGCGCAGCGCGGCCGAAGTGCGCACCCAAAAGCTGGTAATCAATTGAGCACCTAGGGCCAACCGGGCCCAGGCTGCGTTGCCAAACGGCCCGCCCTAGGTGGCGGGCCGTTTGCGTTTGCGAAGGGGCTGCCGGGCGCCTGGTAGCTGCGGCCCCGGGCCCGGCCCGCGGTGGGCCAGCCCCCGCCCGGCAAGCCCGGCCGGGGCACCTAGGGAGCTTACCAAATCCGGCGGAAATCAGCAACCCGATTTGGCCTGCTTTGGCGGCGGCTTGGGGCTTGTGGATAACTCCGGAAAATCGGGCCGGGCACGGGCGCCAGGCCATTGTGGAAAACTTTCTGCGGAGTTTGCTCTTGAGGTGAGCAAACGGGCCGAGTATATTCCGGTCATGATCGGCGCGGGCTTGGGAGAAGTTGATAGTTAGTACACTAATTCTTCGCTCCTGAGCCCGCGCCCGTGTATCTTCTTAACCTCCACACCGCTACAAGTTCGCACCGCCTATGTTGGTAATTAAACGCGACGGCCGGCGCGAGTCCGTCAAGTTCGATAAGGTTACGGCTCGCATCGAGAAGCTCTGCTACGGGCTGAACATGATCTACGTCTCGCCCATTGAGGTGGCCAAAAAGGTCATCGACGGGATTTACGACGGCGTAACCACCGTAGAGCTGGATAACCTGGCGGCCGAAACCGCCGCTTCGCTCACCACCAAGCACCCCGACTATGCCATCCTGGCGGCGCGCATTGCGGTGAGCAACCTGCACAAGGTGACCTCCAAGTCGTTCAGCTCGACGATGAAGCGGCTGTACACCTACGAGGACCCCAAAACCGGCGAAAATGCCTCGCTGATTGCCCGCGACGTGTGGGAGGTGGTGCACAAGCACGCCGCCCAGCTCGACTCGGCCATCATCTACGACCGCGACTACAACTACGACTACTTCGGCTTCAAAACGCTGGAGCGCTCGTACCTGCTGCGCCTCGACGGCAAAGTGGTGGAGCGCCCCCAGCACATGCTGATGCGCGTGGCCGTAGGCATTCACCGCGACGACATTGAGCAGGCCATCGAAACGTACAACCTGATGTCGGAGCGGTGGTTTACGCACGCTACGCCTACCCTCTTCAACGCCGGCACGCCCAAGCCGCAGCTCAGCTCGTGCTTCCTGCTCACGATGAAGGACGACTCCATCGAGGGCATTTACGACACGCTGAAGAACTGCGCGCTCATCTCGCAGAGCGCCGGCGGCATTGGCCTGGCCGTGCACAACGTGCGCGCCACCGGCAGCTACATCAAAGGCACCAACGGCACCTCCAACGGCCTCACGCCCATGCTGAAGGTGTTCAACGACACGGCTCGCTACGTTGACCAGGGCGGCGGCAAGCGCAAAGGCGCTTTCGCGGTGTACCTGGAGCCCTGGCACGCCGATATCTTCGACTTCCTGGAGCTGAAGAAGAACCACGGCAAAGAAGAGATGCGCGCCCGCGACCTGTTCTACGCCCTCTGGATCAACGACCTCTTCATGAAGCGCGTGGAGAGCAACGACCTCTGGACGCTGATGTGCCCCCACGAGTGCCCGGGCCTCGACACGAGCTGGGGCGAGGACTTCGAGAAGCTGTACCAGAAGTACGAGCGCGAAGGCCGCGGCCGCAAAACCATTAAGGCGCAAGACCTGTGGTTTGCCATCTTGGAAAGCCAGACCGAGACCGGCACGCCCTACATGCTGTTCAAGGACGCTGCCAACCGCAAGAGCAACCAGCAGAACCTAGGCACGATTAAGTCGTCGAACCTGTGCACCGAGATTATCGAGTACACCGACGCCGACGAAATTGCCGTGTGCAACCTGGCTTCGCTGGCCCTGCCCCGCTACGTACGCGAGGAAAACGGCCGCGTGTTCTTCGACCACCAGCGCCTGTTTGAGGTGACGTACCACGCCACGAAGAACCTGAACAAGGTTATCGACATCAACTACTACCCCGTGCCCGAGGCCGAGCGCAGCAACAAGCGCCACCGCCCCATTGGCCTGGGTGTGCAGGGCCTGGCCGATACCTTTATTGCGCTGCGCATGCCCTTCGAGAGCGACGAAGCCAAGGGCCTGAACGCCGATATTTTCGAGACCATCTACTTTGCCGCCGTAACGGCTTCGAAGGACCTCGCCAAGCGCGACGGCCACTACGAAACCTACCCCGGCTCGCCCATTAGCAAGGGCCAGTTCCAGTTCGATATGTGGGACGTGAAGCCCAACTCGGGCCGCTGGGATTGGGAAGCGCTGCGTGCCGAGGTGAAGGAGTACGGCGTGCGCAACTCGCTGCTGGTAGCTCCCATGCCTACGGCCTCCACGGCCCAAATCCTGGGCAACAACGAGTCGTTCGAGCCTTACACCTCCAACATTTACGTGCGCCGCGTGCTAAGCGGCGAGTTTATGGTGGTGAACAAGCACCTGCTCAAAGACCTGGTGAAACTGGGCCTCTGGAACGAGCAGATGAAGAACGACATCATTGCCGCCAACGGCTCGGTGCAGAACATCCCGAGCATTCCGCAGCACATCAAGGACCTGTACAAGACGGTTTGGGAAATCTCGCAGCGCACCATTATCGACATGGCTGCCGACCGCGGGGCTTACATCTGTCAAAGCCAGAGCCTGAACCTGCACGTGCAGAACCCGAACTTCGGCAAGCTCACCTCCATGCACTTCCACGCCTGGAAGCGCGGCCTGAAGACCGGCATGTACTACCTGCGCACCAAAGCCGCTGTCGACGCCATCAAGTTCACGGTGCAGAAGCAAGCCGCCGAAACGCTGGAGCCCGTGTACGCCGAGCAGAACCGCAACGATATGGCCTGCTCACTAGATAACCCGGACGCCTGCGAAGCTTGCAGCGCGTAAGAGGATTTATATATACGAAAAGACCGTCCTGCCTATGTGGAGGACGGTTTTTTCGTATAAAAAAAGAGTGCAGAAGTGAATCTGCACTCTTTAATATGATGGGGGAACGGTCACTATAGCCTCGTGACAAACGTCATCGTATCGGCCTAGCCCGTCCCCGAGCCATTCTAATTAAGCCCGTCTACCAAACTTTCGGTATCGGAACGCAAAAGTACGCACAAAGATTCATGGAGCAAGAAGATTTAAATAAACATTTTGTACTTGAGCGCCTATTTATAGGCTTTATGGAGGAGCTTTCAACCAACTCCACTATCGATAGTTACCGTGCAAAGTCAGCTAGTGCCCGCTCTGTGTTGAAAGAGTTGTACCAAGTATTAGCCGACTGGAAGGATAAGAAAATAAAGTCTCCTGATACTGTTATGGTCATCCGAGACGAACTAGCTGATTTTATAGAAACGGATGAGCATCTACGTTACGGCAAAATATCAAAACCTTTTTTTCAAGACCTTTTAAAGGAGCTGAAGGTGGAGGATGGTAAAAAAGAAGACAGTAAAACAATAAACATAGTAAATATTCAACAACTTCAGTATAATCTATACTATTTGTTGACAATTAACAAAGAGTATCACATCGATATAATCAAAGATATAGAAAAATGCATATTTTCTACTTACAATGATGAGCAAAGCTTTGTATTAGCTCAAAAGGCTCTTAACAAATATTGTAGCCTTTTAACATCAGACTTACTGAATAGCGGATATTCAAAAACGTTTATTAGAACATTCATCAAAACAGAGTTTGACAAAAGCAATTCCAGCAATTTTGGCCCTCGTTGGGAAAAATTTAAGGAGGTATTCTCTTACGAAAATCAGATTGACTATATTGTTGTATTTAAATTATTTGTAAACATCGAAAAGGTTTTAGATGCTGATTTCGGTCAAATGAAGGAAAGTATAGAAAGCCTCAAAGAAAAATACAGATTAAATGAAAACACGAAATTATCTAAGTTTCTTGATCAGCATGGTCTTGATAATTTTATACCAATAGAAACGAAGGCACTTGACAGATTCCAAGCGGCAAACAATGCCCGAAAAAAACTAACCATCATCCTTGATATTATTCATTTGATATATCCTCACAGCGCTCAGTCTATAAATAGCCAAGTGCTAGTAATCAACACTTATGACCATGAAGATGCACATTTGTTGAGACCTAATCCACAAGTAGATAATATACAAGCAAATTCTGAAACATATAGTAGTCTCATCAGCAAGCTTACAAGTATTCGAGAGAACAACTGCGTTCTAGAAGAAGTATCGGACAAGCTCTACTCATGCGTCAAACACCTTAGGCTGGCAACAGAAGCAGACGAAATGGAACAAAAGTTTCTAAACTGTTGGATCGGTCTAGAAAACATTTTTGCGAATTACAATATTGATTCTAGCACTTTTAAACGAATAAAGCAGCACTTAGTGAATGCTCATTTAGTTAGCTATATAAAAAGGAATATACATAATTTACATAAGACATTAACAAAAAGTACAATAAGAAAGCGCTTGCCCTTGTTTGACAAGGACGATATTACTTATCTAACTGACATACAAACCTATGATGCTATAATAGCATTAGAGAGCTATTATCCTTTGATAGCTTATAGAGCGAGATATTTGAAGAGTGTTTTATTTAATGGAAAGAGAAGAGTTACATATATAGAAAAACACAAACAAAACCTTGAAAGACATATTGTTAGAATGTATAGAATTAGAAATGAAATTGTGCATGATGCAAGATCTTCTTACCAGCTAGACACTATATACGCTAATCTCAGATATTATCTCACTTTCATTCTGAGTAAATGCGTAGAATTTTTTTCCGATTGCCAGCCAAAGCCAATCGAATTGCACAAGATTAGCATTGATGATTTCTTCTCGTACCAAGAATCAATACTTAAAAGCTTAAAAAAGCATGAATATGGAGTAGCGACTTGCGTCTGTGTTCCACATTCTGTGGATTTGTTTATTTGACTATATCAATGTAATACTGTGAACTACTCGCCCACAGTATTCTGAATCTTTGCGCTTCACGAAAAGGCACGAGTGACAAATTCGCCCCAACTGCCGCGAGCTTGCAGCTCGCGACTAACGCATGATGTGGAGATTGTATCTTCACTGCCGCCCCAGTGGCAAGCTGACAACATACAACGTGAATCAAGCGAGTAGAAAACCTGCCACACAAGAAGGTACGATTAGTAAACTCGCGCCAGTTAAGCTAGAAGTCGACTAGTCAACAAACACAAACAACACAGCCGGCCTTTGCGCGAAGCAAAAGCCGGCTGTGTTGTTCAAAAACCTATGCTTAGTGACGACCGTGCCCGTGACCCCGGCCACGGTGGCCGCCTTTCGGGCCGTAATACACCGGTTGGGCTGGCACCAGCATTACGGGTTGCGCCCGATAGTGATGCCGGTGTTTCTTGTGTTTGTACTTAACCGGGTGCTCGCGCACCACCACTACCGGAGGCGGCGCTGGGCGGCCGATGTTGATGGTTACTTGGGCACGGGCCGGAGCTGCGCTGAAGGCCAAAGCGGCACTGGCGAGCAAGGCTGAGAAGAGGAAAGATGGACGCATGCAGTGGAGGTTAAGCTGAACTGTAAAGGGCGACGCATCAGCAGGCAAAGATTAAGCCAACACCCCATCCCTACGCAAAGCACCCGCCCGGCTGCGTTGCGGCAGCCAAGCGGGTGCTTGCCCAAGTGCCACGGCTACCCACCTAGGGGCTCACGAGATTTACACTCAGGTTGAAGTAAAGCGGGTTGCCGAGCGTGTTGCTGAACACCTCGCGGTTGGAGCCGCCGGGGTTTTGCGAGTCATATACATCGAAGCGCCAGTTGTAGCGGTAGCCCACCTGCGCCGACAGCCACACGAAGCCCGCCAGCTGCCGCTCGTAGGTGATGCGCGGCTTCATTTCGCCGCGGCGCAAAAACAGCTCCTGCCCGCCCACGGGCCCTAGGTAGTAGGTGTTGCCCTCAAGCTCGTATCCGAACATGAGCAGCGAGCTGGTGCCAAAGCTGCGGCGCAGGTTGACGCGGGCCGGAAACACCGCCTCGACGCCCCAGCGCGGGCTGAAGGTGCGGTTGTAAAACACCACCGGAATGTGCAGCAACTGGCCGGCGCGGTAGGTGCGCGTAAGGCCCAGGCCCCACATAAAGTTGTCGTTGGGTTTCCAGCCGTAAATGGCCGTGCCGCTGTAGGTAAGCGCCTCGCCGCTGATGTCGCCCGGGTTGCGGTAGGTGCCGTTAAGGTCGGTGTTGGCTTGCAGCAGCAGAAAGTGCTTGTTGTCGAAGGGCTTGAACACGGTGGCGTTGACGCCCGTGGAGCGCAAGCCGCGCCGCAAAGCCGCGAACAAAGGTTGCTGCTCGGCGTTGTCGAGGCCTACGCTGGTGTTCCAATAGGTGAGGCCCAGGTTCAGGATAAAGCTGGAGCGCGAGATAACGGGCGCGTTGAAGCCCAGGCGCACGCCCCCAAAACGGCTTACCGACTCGGTGACCTCACGGTCCGCGCTCGAAGGCGACACGGGTCCGCGGGCCGTTAGGTCGAAGCCGGTTTGGGTTTCGTAGCCGACCGAAATCAGCTTGGTAGGGCTCAGGTACAGCACCTTTTGCGTGGCGTAGGTGCGGGCGGCTTGGTCGTCGGCGTCGCCAAACTCGCCGAAATCGAGCGAATCGGCGGGGGCGGCGGGCGGCGGGGTGGTTTGGGCCAAGGCGGGCACGGTGGCCGCGGCCAGCAGCCCGGCCATCAGGTAGGTGTGCGGTTTCATGGGCGCGCGGCTTAAGCCTTCCTTACCTGGCGCTTCCACACATCGGTACGGCCGAAGAGCGACACGCCGATGTAGCCGCGCACCTCCAGCGTGTTTTCATCCACGAGCTTCATCTCGCAGGAGTAGTCGTTGCCGGTTTTGGGGTCGTAGATCTGGCCCGATTCCCACTGGCCGTCGCCCACGTACACGAAGTTGCGCAGGTTTTCGAGGCCCTTGAGCGGGCGGCTGCGCAGCTTTTCGTCGGGGTTGTTGATGTCGGTGCGGGGCGTGCCGTCGGGGTTGTTGGGCACCTTCAGCCACACCACGCGGCCGTAGTACTTGTCGCCTTTTTTGTAGATCTGGACCATGCCGGTGCCTTCGCCGTTTTTCCAGACGCCCAGCACGGCATCGGGGTTCTTGGCACAGGCCAGGCCAATCACGGCCAGCAGCAATAAGCTCGTCAGTAGCGTTTTCTTCAACCAGTTCATAGGAAAGGAGTTTTGTTAAGCCAAAATAAAGCAACGCACTCATGTTTTAAAGTAATACTATCATAATTTTGTTTTCGCGATACTCGCGCTGCTGTTGAGTGCCCACGTTGCCGGATTACGCCGGGGCCCGAAGCTACCGCGCCACTTTGCCCGGGGCCGCCAAAAACCGGCAGAGCAAGCGGCCATGCGCCACCGCGGGCCGTAGTATACCCCATGAGCGCTGCTACCCTTCCGTACCTCTCGGTGCCGGCCGAGCGCATTGGCATACATGCCCCGGCCGGCTCGTTGCCGGCCGAAACGCGCCTGGGCACCGTGCATCTGCAAGTAGCCGACCTAGGCCGCTCGCTCGGCTTCTACCAGGAGG
The sequence above is drawn from the Hymenobacter sp. YIM 151858-1 genome and encodes:
- a CDS encoding ribonucleoside-diphosphate reductase subunit alpha, with the protein product MLVIKRDGRRESVKFDKVTARIEKLCYGLNMIYVSPIEVAKKVIDGIYDGVTTVELDNLAAETAASLTTKHPDYAILAARIAVSNLHKVTSKSFSSTMKRLYTYEDPKTGENASLIARDVWEVVHKHAAQLDSAIIYDRDYNYDYFGFKTLERSYLLRLDGKVVERPQHMLMRVAVGIHRDDIEQAIETYNLMSERWFTHATPTLFNAGTPKPQLSSCFLLTMKDDSIEGIYDTLKNCALISQSAGGIGLAVHNVRATGSYIKGTNGTSNGLTPMLKVFNDTARYVDQGGGKRKGAFAVYLEPWHADIFDFLELKKNHGKEEMRARDLFYALWINDLFMKRVESNDLWTLMCPHECPGLDTSWGEDFEKLYQKYEREGRGRKTIKAQDLWFAILESQTETGTPYMLFKDAANRKSNQQNLGTIKSSNLCTEIIEYTDADEIAVCNLASLALPRYVREENGRVFFDHQRLFEVTYHATKNLNKVIDINYYPVPEAERSNKRHRPIGLGVQGLADTFIALRMPFESDEAKGLNADIFETIYFAAVTASKDLAKRDGHYETYPGSPISKGQFQFDMWDVKPNSGRWDWEALRAEVKEYGVRNSLLVAPMPTASTAQILGNNESFEPYTSNIYVRRVLSGEFMVVNKHLLKDLVKLGLWNEQMKNDIIAANGSVQNIPSIPQHIKDLYKTVWEISQRTIIDMAADRGAYICQSQSLNLHVQNPNFGKLTSMHFHAWKRGLKTGMYYLRTKAAVDAIKFTVQKQAAETLEPVYAEQNRNDMACSLDNPDACEACSA
- a CDS encoding DUF6268 family outer membrane beta-barrel protein, which translates into the protein MKPHTYLMAGLLAAATVPALAQTTPPPAAPADSLDFGEFGDADDQAARTYATQKVLYLSPTKLISVGYETQTGFDLTARGPVSPSSADREVTESVSRFGGVRLGFNAPVISRSSFILNLGLTYWNTSVGLDNAEQQPLFAALRRGLRSTGVNATVFKPFDNKHFLLLQANTDLNGTYRNPGDISGEALTYSGTAIYGWKPNDNFMWGLGLTRTYRAGQLLHIPVVFYNRTFSPRWGVEAVFPARVNLRRSFGTSSLLMFGYELEGNTYYLGPVGGQELFLRRGEMKPRITYERQLAGFVWLSAQVGYRYNWRFDVYDSQNPGGSNREVFSNTLGNPLYFNLSVNLVSP
- a CDS encoding DUF2147 domain-containing protein, translated to MNWLKKTLLTSLLLLAVIGLACAKNPDAVLGVWKNGEGTGMVQIYKKGDKYYGRVVWLKVPNNPDGTPRTDINNPDEKLRSRPLKGLENLRNFVYVGDGQWESGQIYDPKTGNDYSCEMKLVDENTLEVRGYIGVSLFGRTDVWKRQVRKA